From Betta splendens chromosome 3, fBetSpl5.4, whole genome shotgun sequence, the proteins below share one genomic window:
- the scml2 gene encoding polycomb protein SCMH1 isoform X1, whose translation MGRTPHRDQKEEKKERRGGITVGSALDKSNEPFSWEDYLRETSSTAASPSSFKQSRVPPSNDFKVGMKLEARDPRNSNSVCIATVMGMMGTRLRLRLDGSDNTNDFWRLVDSLDIQPIGTCERSGDMLQPPLGFRMNASSWPMFLLRTLSGAEMAPASAFKKEPASPAKNFFQPGMKLEAVDRKNPYLICPATVGEVRGQEIFVMFDGWRGAFDYWCPFDSRDIFPVGWCALTKHSLQPPGNFFTLPGALLAPLSATSTSLSTRRSSSNSSMQTSYRLPNPLPPLPVRKGVRGRRPKSQTIALLKAAAEAAAAAAVNGASQSPARTGSEAQLAPRSHKKRGPKPKNKKKPQLVQSLGAASVTASSPETRLSSSHVSADNNHSSSSNVVCTVCVYVNKHGDYGPHIDRKLVQQLPDHFGPAPVNAVLQQSVQACVDCTYQPSVLLSFLQSQSHTGGEVIRVRSEHGIRYVKLPSASSASSVLRFLENMCQHLESDCLFSSQPFSPYSNNTRFYNRTKSEPVTHAENNLSNDDSMKDSAPSARSLNAATDYRATKKERQYYPGHTHTPPPLRCVSSNPTELGPMCTHRRVEAASSTTGPDHVKQDKEGSLNDASSWSVDDVIRFVQDADPQTLGPHVELFRKHEIDGKALMLLRSDVIMKYMGLKLGPALKLCHHIEKLKQTKQ comes from the exons ATGGGCCGAACACCACACAGAG AtcaaaaagaagagaagaaggagaggcgAGGAGGCATCACAGTCGGTTCTGCTCTCGACAAATCTAACG AACCATTCAGTTGGGAAGATTATCTGAGAGAAACATCATCCACTGCAGCTTCGCCTTCTTCCTTCAAACAG TCCAGAGTTCCCCCCTCAAATGATTTCAAAGTTGGTATGAAGCTCGAGGCACGGGACCCGCGCAACTCCAACTCGGTGTGCATTGCGACGGTAATGGGCATGATGGGAACTCGGCTACGCCTGCGCCTGGATGGAAGCGACAATACTAATGATTTCTGGCGGCTTGTTGACTCACTGGACATCCAACCCATAGGAACCTGCGAAAGGAGCGGAGAcatgctgcagccgccgcttg GTTTTAGAATGAACGCCTCCTCTTGGCCCATGTTCCTCCTGCGGACACTGAGTGGAGCAGAGATGGCTCCTGCCTCTGCTTTTAAGAAG GAACCAGCCAGTCCTGCTAAAAACTTTTTTCAGCCTGGTATGAAACTGGAGGCAGTGGACAGGAAGAACCCCTACCTGATTTGTCCAGCCACCGTGggcgaggtcagaggtcaggagaTTTTCGTCATGTTTGATGGCTGGAGAGGCGCCTTTGATTACTGGTGCCCCTTTGACTCCAGAGACATCTTCCCCGTTGGCTGGTGTGCCCTGACGAAGCACAGCTTACAGCCGCCTGGAAACTTCT TTACCCTGCCTGGTGCGCTCCTAGCCCCTCTTTctgccacctccacctccctctcaaCTCGCCGATCTTCGTCCAACTCCTCCATGCAGACCTCATACCGGCTGCCCAACCCCTTGCCGCCCCTCCCTGTTCGGAAGGGCGTGCGAGGTCGACGTCCCAAATCTCAGACTATTGCTTTGTTGAAGGCTgcggcagaggcagcagcagccgctgcagtaaatggAGCATCACAAAGTCCTGCCAGAACTGGCTCCGAGGCTCAACTGGCCCCCAGATCACACAAGAAGAGAGGACCCAAGCCCAAGAACAAG AAGAAGCCACAGCTGGTGCAGTCTCTGGGGGCAGCATCAGTTACAGCTTCGTCTCCAGAGACACGACTGAGCTCCAGTCATGTCTCAGCCGACaacaaccacagcagcagctcaaatgTAGTTTGCACAG TGTGCGTTTATGTGAATAAACACGGTGACTATGGGCCTCATATTGACCGAAAACTAGTGCAGCAGCTCCCAGATCACTTTGGTCCGGCTCCGGTCAATGCGGTTCTTCAGCAGTCTGTTCAGGCCTGTGTGGACTGTACGTACCagccctctgtgctgctgtcattCCTACAGAGCCAATCCCACACAGGAGGAGAAGTCATTAGAG TTCGATCAGAGCACGGCATCCGCTACGTGAAGCTGCCCTCGGCCTCCAGCGCGTCCTCTGTGCTGCGCTTCCTGGAGAACATGTGCCAACACCTAGAGAGCGACTGCCTGTTCAGCTCGCAGCCGTTCAGCCCctacagcaacaacacacgctTCTACAACAGGACCAAGTCAG AACCAGTGACCCACGCTGAAAACAACCTGTCCAATGACGATTCCATGAAGGACTCCGCTCCCAGCGCCCGCTCCCTTAATGCTGCGACAGATTACAGAGCAACAAAGAAAGAACGACAATATTACCCGgggcacactcacacacctccacctctaCGATGCGTCAGCTCCAACCCGACTGAACTAGGCCccatgtgcacacacagacgAGTGGAgg CTGCCAGCTCAACAACAGGCCCAGACCATGTGAAACAAGACAAGGAGGGTTCATTAAATGACGCTTCTTCCTGGTCTGTTGATGATGTCATACGATTTGTCCAAGATGCTGATCCCCAAACTCTCGGCCCTCATGTCGAACTGTTCAGGAAACAT gAGATCGACGGCAAggctctgatgctgctgcgcaGTGACGTCATTATGAAGTACATGGGGCTGAAGCTGGGACCAGCGCTCAAACTCTGCCACCACATAGAGAAACTAAAACAAACCAAGCAGTAG
- the scml2 gene encoding polycomb protein SCMH1 isoform X2 — MGRTPHRDQKEEKKERRGGITVGSALDKSNEPFSWEDYLRETSSTAASPSSFKQSRVPPSNDFKVGMKLEARDPRNSNSVCIATVMGMMGTRLRLRLDGSDNTNDFWRLVDSLDIQPIGTCERSGDMLQPPLGFRMNASSWPMFLLRTLSGAEMAPASAFKKEPASPAKNFFQPGMKLEAVDRKNPYLICPATVGEVRGQEIFVMFDGWRGAFDYWCPFDSRDIFPVGWCALTKHSLQPPGNFFTLPGALLAPLSATSTSLSTRRSSSNSSMQTSYRLPNPLPPLPVRKGVRGRRPKSQTIALLKAAAEAAAAAAVNGASQSPARTGSEAQLAPRSHKKRGPKPKNKKPQLVQSLGAASVTASSPETRLSSSHVSADNNHSSSSNVVCTVCVYVNKHGDYGPHIDRKLVQQLPDHFGPAPVNAVLQQSVQACVDCTYQPSVLLSFLQSQSHTGGEVIRVRSEHGIRYVKLPSASSASSVLRFLENMCQHLESDCLFSSQPFSPYSNNTRFYNRTKSEPVTHAENNLSNDDSMKDSAPSARSLNAATDYRATKKERQYYPGHTHTPPPLRCVSSNPTELGPMCTHRRVEAASSTTGPDHVKQDKEGSLNDASSWSVDDVIRFVQDADPQTLGPHVELFRKHEIDGKALMLLRSDVIMKYMGLKLGPALKLCHHIEKLKQTKQ, encoded by the exons ATGGGCCGAACACCACACAGAG AtcaaaaagaagagaagaaggagaggcgAGGAGGCATCACAGTCGGTTCTGCTCTCGACAAATCTAACG AACCATTCAGTTGGGAAGATTATCTGAGAGAAACATCATCCACTGCAGCTTCGCCTTCTTCCTTCAAACAG TCCAGAGTTCCCCCCTCAAATGATTTCAAAGTTGGTATGAAGCTCGAGGCACGGGACCCGCGCAACTCCAACTCGGTGTGCATTGCGACGGTAATGGGCATGATGGGAACTCGGCTACGCCTGCGCCTGGATGGAAGCGACAATACTAATGATTTCTGGCGGCTTGTTGACTCACTGGACATCCAACCCATAGGAACCTGCGAAAGGAGCGGAGAcatgctgcagccgccgcttg GTTTTAGAATGAACGCCTCCTCTTGGCCCATGTTCCTCCTGCGGACACTGAGTGGAGCAGAGATGGCTCCTGCCTCTGCTTTTAAGAAG GAACCAGCCAGTCCTGCTAAAAACTTTTTTCAGCCTGGTATGAAACTGGAGGCAGTGGACAGGAAGAACCCCTACCTGATTTGTCCAGCCACCGTGggcgaggtcagaggtcaggagaTTTTCGTCATGTTTGATGGCTGGAGAGGCGCCTTTGATTACTGGTGCCCCTTTGACTCCAGAGACATCTTCCCCGTTGGCTGGTGTGCCCTGACGAAGCACAGCTTACAGCCGCCTGGAAACTTCT TTACCCTGCCTGGTGCGCTCCTAGCCCCTCTTTctgccacctccacctccctctcaaCTCGCCGATCTTCGTCCAACTCCTCCATGCAGACCTCATACCGGCTGCCCAACCCCTTGCCGCCCCTCCCTGTTCGGAAGGGCGTGCGAGGTCGACGTCCCAAATCTCAGACTATTGCTTTGTTGAAGGCTgcggcagaggcagcagcagccgctgcagtaaatggAGCATCACAAAGTCCTGCCAGAACTGGCTCCGAGGCTCAACTGGCCCCCAGATCACACAAGAAGAGAGGACCCAAGCCCAAGAACAAG AAGCCACAGCTGGTGCAGTCTCTGGGGGCAGCATCAGTTACAGCTTCGTCTCCAGAGACACGACTGAGCTCCAGTCATGTCTCAGCCGACaacaaccacagcagcagctcaaatgTAGTTTGCACAG TGTGCGTTTATGTGAATAAACACGGTGACTATGGGCCTCATATTGACCGAAAACTAGTGCAGCAGCTCCCAGATCACTTTGGTCCGGCTCCGGTCAATGCGGTTCTTCAGCAGTCTGTTCAGGCCTGTGTGGACTGTACGTACCagccctctgtgctgctgtcattCCTACAGAGCCAATCCCACACAGGAGGAGAAGTCATTAGAG TTCGATCAGAGCACGGCATCCGCTACGTGAAGCTGCCCTCGGCCTCCAGCGCGTCCTCTGTGCTGCGCTTCCTGGAGAACATGTGCCAACACCTAGAGAGCGACTGCCTGTTCAGCTCGCAGCCGTTCAGCCCctacagcaacaacacacgctTCTACAACAGGACCAAGTCAG AACCAGTGACCCACGCTGAAAACAACCTGTCCAATGACGATTCCATGAAGGACTCCGCTCCCAGCGCCCGCTCCCTTAATGCTGCGACAGATTACAGAGCAACAAAGAAAGAACGACAATATTACCCGgggcacactcacacacctccacctctaCGATGCGTCAGCTCCAACCCGACTGAACTAGGCCccatgtgcacacacagacgAGTGGAgg CTGCCAGCTCAACAACAGGCCCAGACCATGTGAAACAAGACAAGGAGGGTTCATTAAATGACGCTTCTTCCTGGTCTGTTGATGATGTCATACGATTTGTCCAAGATGCTGATCCCCAAACTCTCGGCCCTCATGTCGAACTGTTCAGGAAACAT gAGATCGACGGCAAggctctgatgctgctgcgcaGTGACGTCATTATGAAGTACATGGGGCTGAAGCTGGGACCAGCGCTCAAACTCTGCCACCACATAGAGAAACTAAAACAAACCAAGCAGTAG